TCATGTTGGCCATAGCAGAACAAAGAAGAATGGTTCGCTTGCCTGCAAACCAAATAGGTGGTATTATGAAGATCAATAAGGCCATGAGTGAATTGGAGCAGCGTTTGGAAAGAATACCAACTTTGGAAGAGGTTTGTGAATTTATTGAATTGCCGGAAGAAAAGGTAGTTGATTTTCTGCATCATGCGCCGATGACCACTTCTTTAGATGCTGTGATTACCGAGGAGTCTGGTTTTACACTAGCTGAAACCATTGAAGATACCAATGTGGAGAAGACAGATACTTCAGTATTGCAAAGCTCTATTTTGGTTGATATAAAGCGTTTGATGAAGAGATTGCCTGAGCGGGAAAAGGAAATACTGTCTATGTTTTATGGATTGGGGGGGAATAGTGCTATTGGTTTGGACGAGATTGGTTCTAAAATGAAATTGGGTAAAGAACGCGTAAGACAGATTAAAGATAAAGCGCTAAAAACACTACGTTCAGAGAAACCAAAAGCATACATGATGGAATATATCTAGTATATTTACTAGTATGGACAAATCGCTGTATCTGGATCATCTTAATTTGTTACCTATTCCCGGGGAGGTGTTTTTTTATCCTGATTTCTTTGATGAAAAAGAGAGCGATAAATATTATAGCTATTTGAATACCGCGATTGACTGGAAACAGGAATCCATTCAGGTATTTGGTGAAATGGTACTGCAACCACGTTTTACTGCATTTTATGGCGACGAAGGTGTTAGTTATGGCTATTCAGGGATTACGATGAATGCATTACCCTGGACAGATGTGCTACAAAGCATTAAACAGGATATTGCCCTTAAATTTGATGTGAAATTTAACAGTTGCCAACTTAGCTATTACCGCAATGGCGAAGATAGTATGGGTTGGCATCGTGATAATAAAAAAAGTTTAGGAAGGTATCCCTTTATTGCTTCTGTTAGTTTTGGTGCACAAAGGATATTTCAATTCAGGAACTACGAAGACAAAATCCCTATCATTTCAGTCGACCTTACACATGGTAGTTTGCTGATCATGAAAGCCAAAACACAACATTTATGGGAGCATAGACTCCCTAAAACAATCATTCCCACGGGCCCCCGTATCAATTTAACTTTCCGCCTCATCAAGTAATATTTGTTGTATTTAAGTCAGAAAATTGATGTAGTTTTTGTAGATGTATCTTAAGCAATTACTTTTGTTAACACTGTTAACTAAATTGTATAGCTTATGGGAATAGCTGAAAGAAGAATTAGACAGAAGGAGGAGTTCAGGGCAAGTATACTGGAAGCGGCATGGCTTCAGGTATTAACAGATGGCTGGCAATCCCTGTCGATCCGCAAAATTGCAGATGCTATTGAATACAGTATCCCCGTTATTTATAATCATTTTGAAAATAAAGAAGCTATATTGCTGGAATTTACTAAAGAAGGTTTTCAAAAACTAGCTGAAGCACTTCAACAGGTTAAAGGTCAACATGCGGAACAGGCTGTACAGCTTGAAGCCATGGCACATGCTTATTGGGATTTTGCCTTTGACCATCAGGAGTATTATCAGTTGATGTTTGGTTTGGGCATTCCAGCCTGTGAGAAAGTAAATCAGATTGTGGAAATGAAAAATATGACCACCATTATGATCTCTACCATCCAGGAAACGATAGCGGTCAGTGCAAATAAAGAGGCTGATGTTTTTCTTAAGTATCACACTTATTTATCCATTCTTCATGGCCTCGTATCGATCCAAATGATTAAAAAAGATGGTAAACCCGCAGAAGAAAATCGCCGGATATTGCAAGATGCAGTGTCTGGATTTATCAAGTCTTTGCTGGTTTAATGAATACTCCGTTTCTATTATTTTAAATCATCCATATTATTAATTATTGACTAACAAACTTATTTATGAAAAGACTATTTAACACCAATTTCAACCATGGATCTCTGCATTTTATGCTACTTGTTTTACGCATAAGCATTGCGTCTTTTATGATTGTTCATGGTTATCAGAAACTAGGATGGCTTACTGCAGGCGGCGAAATTCAATTTGGTGATCCAATAGGAGTAGGTGCTGCAGCTTCACTGTATTTAGCAGTTTTTGCTGAGTTTTTCTGTTCTATCTTTTTATTAATAGGTTTAGGTACGAGACTGGCTACCATACCACTAATCATTACCATGTTAATTGCTGTATTTATAGTACATGCTCCGGATGGTTTTGATAAGAAAGAAATGGGCTTGCATTATCTGCTTGTTTATGTGTTCTTGTTGGTTTCCGGCCCAGGAAAATACAGTATTGATCATATCATTAGCAAAAACTTATACAGCCGCAGACGTTAAACATTGTATTGTACATATCATTTTAAATCAAATACCGTTATAGCTGTTATGAAGAAAATATTGCTATTATGTCTTGCGACAGTTGTTATATCAAGTTGTAGTATTAACAAACAGGCGCAACAAATTAAAGCACTTGAAAAGTGCAGGTACAGGATCACTTCTGCAGATCAGATTACACTTGGTGGGGCTGATATAAAAAAGATGATCGTCAATCAAGATATTAATCTGGCTACTTTACCTGGGTTAGCCCTTGGCTTACTTAGAAAGGATGTTCCTTTAAGAGCGCGCTTAAACCTGGAAGTTAACAATCCGACAGGGGATGATGCCGCAATCAATGAATTTGAATACAAAATTCTCATCAATAAACAGGAACTGGCTACAGGTTTTGTAAACCAGGCATTAAATGTTGCTGCGAGGCAATCCACTACTGTGCCTGTTGATATGGAAGTAAATGTTTATCCATTTATTTCGAACAGCAAGGTGATGGGAGAAATTACCGATTTCCTTAAAAGTGGTAAGAATGGTGGACCCGAAAAGAAGGGCATACTTACACTTAAGATCAGACCTAGCATTAAAGTAGGAAATACCCTGGTAAAATATCCTGGGTTCATTACAATAGATAAAGAGGTGAGCAGTAAAATTCTCCTATAAAATCTGTAGTACTTTTGCAGTATTGTTACGGAGTTTAGTGTGTAATTAAAACTTCAGATTAATGATTTTTGATTAATTTCGAATTATCACGGTTGTATATGGAAAACTGTGTACAACCACGATGATCATTTAAAATCTGAATATGAAGTTTCGCTTATTCCTGCTCTTTTTTATTGCAATTATTCCTTTTTTTAGCTGGGCACAAAACATGCAGCAATTAAATGCTGCAGAGATAAAACAAGGGCTCGAAGCGCTAAATGTTACTGGAAGTGTCTTGTATATTGCGGCCCATCCTGATGATGAAAATACACGCTTATTGGCTTATCTGGCCAAGGAGAAGAAGGTAAGAACCGGTTATCTATCACTAACCAGAGGTGATGGTGGACAAAACCTAATTGGTAACGAACAGGCTGAACTATTGGGCCTGATACGCACACAGGAACTGTTGGCTGCCCGTCATATGGATGGCGCAGAACAATTCTTTACAAGAGCCAATGATTTTGGTTTTTCTAAAAATCCGGAAGAAAGTTTTAAAATCTGGGATAAGGCAAAAATTCTTGCAGATGTAGTTTGGGTGATCCGTAAGTTTCAACCTGATGTAATTATTACACGTTTTCCTGAAGATGCACGTGCAGGTCATGGTCATCATTCAGGCTCCGCTATATTGGCCCGTGAGGCATTTGTGGCTGCTGCCGATCCTAAGCAGTTTCCTGAACAGTTGGCTTTTGTAAAGCCGTGGCAAGCCAGGAGAATCGTGTGGAACACGTTTAACTTTGGTGGGAATAATACCACATCCGAGGATCAAATGAAGATTGACGTTGGTTTGTACAATTCCTTGTTAGGTAAAAGCTATGGGGAAATAGCTGCAGAGAGCAGGTCTAATCATAAAAGTCAGGGTTTTGGCTCTGCAAGACAGCGTGGAACAGCTATAGAGTTTTTTACACCAGTGGCAGGCGAGAAAGCGAATGGGGATATATTTGATGGTGTGGATTTTACATTAAATAGAATACCTGGAAGTGGAGCTATACAGCAATTGCTGACTGAGATCAATAACGAATACAATGTGGCTGATCCTTCAAAATCAATAGCTAAGCTTTTAAAGTTGAAACAATTGGTGAAAGGAAAGCCTTTTAAACAGGAATTGCTGGATGATCTGATTTTGGCTTGTGCAGGCATCTGGGTCGAAAGTGCTGCTACCAATTCTTCATATGCCTTAAATCAGCCTGTAAATGTAAAAGTGCAGGGAATTGCAAGGGTAAAACCAGGATTTCCAATGGCGATTAGTTTGGAGGAAATAAATAGTGGGGCATCATTTGATTTGTCACCAAATAAGTTTGTAACTCAGGACAAAGAGCTTTCAACGGCAAATGTAGGAATTACTCAGCCCTACTGGCTTGAAAAGCACCATCCAGTAGGTTCTTATGTAGTCGATTCCCAATCTATGATTGGGATGCCAGAAAATTTACCAGCCCTTACAGCAGTATTTAAAATCAAAATAGGTGATCAGATTATTGAAAAAAAACGTCCAGTAGTATACAAATATACCGACCAGGTTCGTGGAGAGGTTTACCAGCCATTGGTTATAGCGCCGCCTGTAACCGCTACACTTTCCGAGAAAGCATTTATTTTTAATGGGAACGAACCTAAAAATATCACAGTATTGCTAAAGGGCTTTAAAGACAATGCATCAGACGTATTAGTGCCACAAGTACCTTCTGGATGGAAAGTAAGTCCACAAAAAACAAGCTTTACATTGGCTAAAAGGGGAGACGAACAGTCCGTCGTATTTACCATTACACCTGCAGGAAATACTACAGGAGGCGATTTGTCATTGAATGTGGTAGTTGACGGTCAGACCTATAACAAGGGGCTTCATATAATTAATTATGACCATATTCCGCTGCAAACACTTTTCCCTTTTGCAGAAGCAAGGTTAGATAAAGTGGATTTGAAATTTGGAGGAAAACGAATTGGTTATATCGCCGGTGCGGGAGACCTTGTGCCAGAATCCTTAAAACAGATAGGATATGATGTGGTTAATCTGACCGAGAATCAGGTTATTCATACCAACCTTTCAGGTTTTGATGCGATCATTACGGGGGTAAGATTATACAATGTAAACGATCAGATTAAAAACATGCAGCCTAAGCTGATGAAGTATGTAGAGAATGGCGGAACATTGTTAGTTCAGTACAATGTAAATACCCCATTGAAGATTGAAAATATTGGTCCATATCCATTTAAATTATCGCGCGACAGGGTTACAGAGGAAGATGCAAAAGTTACCATGCTTGCGCCCGAAAACCCGGTTTTAAATTATCCCAACAAGATTACAGCTAAAGATTTTGATGGCTGGATACAAGAGCGTGGATTGTACTTTGTTACCGATGCAGATCAGAAATATACACCAATACTGAGCATGAATGACAATGGCGAAAGTGCCAAAACAGGATCGTTAATTGTTGCTAATTATGGAAAAGGCAGATATGTATATACCGGTATTTCTTTCTTCAGACAATTACCTGCCGGCGTTCCGGGCGCATACCGCTTGTTTGTAAATTTATTATCTGCGAAAAAATAATTAACGATAAGTAGCACTTCATAAATGATAGAGAAGGAACCCACAGGCGAAAAGGAGCAAGATCTGCCTCCATTTGTTAAAACATGGCAGCAGTTTTATCGCTTACTGATCGGATGGCTGGTGTTTTTGATTTTAATTTTTTACGCTTTTACCAAGTATTTCGAATGAGTGTTATCGATTGGTCTGTCTTAATCATTACACTGGTTGTAATTGTAGTTTATGGCGTTTATAAAAGTCGCGGTGCACAAAATATTCAAGGGTATTTACTGGGTAACCAATCCTTGCCCTGGTATCATGTTTGCCTATCTGTAATGGCTACTCAAGCCAGTGCCATTACTTTTCTATCGGCACCGGGTCTGGCTTATTCATCCGGAATGAGCTTTGTACAGTTTTATCTTGGCTTGCCATTGGCAATGATTGTGTTGTGCATTACTTTTGTGCCTATATTTCATCGCTTAAAAGTCTATACAGCATATGAGTATCTGGAGCAACGTTTTGACTTAAAAACACGGGCGTTAACTGCCTTTCTTTTTTTAATTCAGCGTGGACTTTCTACCGGAATAACCATTTATGCGCCATCCATCATTTTATCAACCATATTAAATATCAATACTACGTACACAACGCTGTTTATTGGTAGTTTGGTTATATTTTATACCGTATATGGTGGTACTAAGGCTGTTTCATATACGCAAATGCTGCAAATGAGTATTATCTTTTGTGGCTTGTTTGCGGCAGGGATAATGGTGGTACACCTGCTTCCAGGGGATATTGGTTTTAGCAGAGCCATCAGTATAGCCGGAAAAATGGGTAGAACCAATGCCATAGATTTTAAATTGGACCTGAATAATCAGTACACAGTATGGACCGGTTTAATAGGTGGTTTCTTTTTGCAACTGTCTTATTTTGGAACAGACCAGAGCCAGGTAGGACGATACTTGTCGGGCGCCTCGGTTAGTCAGAGCAGATTGGGATTACTGATGAATGGTTTGGTGAAAATACCGATGCAGTTTCTGATATTATTAATTGGGGTGCTTGTTTTTGCTTTTTATCAATATAACAGACCACCTATTTTTTTTAACAGTTTTGAGTTAAATAAACTGGAAACAAGTAAATATGCCCCGGAGCTAGATAAGATTAAGGTTGATTATAATCGTGCTTTTGATGAAAAACAGGTAGAGGTAAATAAGATGAATATGGCACTTAATGCCGACAATAAAGTGCTTATTGATCAACAAAGAACGGCGCTACAACTTGCCGATGAGAAGGAGAAGGTAATCAGAAAGCAGGTCACGGATTTAATGTTGAAGAATGATGAACAGGCCAACATCAAGGATAACAATTATATCTTTTTAAGTTTTGTAACTCAATATTTGCCAAAGGGATTAATAGGGTTATTGATTGCTATTATTTTTCTGGCTTCGATGGGCTCTACTGCGAGTGCATTAAACTCGCTGGCTTCTACTACAGTTATTGATATTTATAAACGGTTAATTAAAAAAGATGGTACAGATCACCAATATTTGCAAGCATCGCGTCTGGCAACAGTCTTTTGGGGTGTAGTATGCATTTCAATGGCTTTATATGCTAGCAAGATTGGTAATTTATTGGAAGCAGTAAACATATTGGGCTCTTACATTTATGGAACCATTCTGGGTGTTTTCCTTGTCGCATTTTATGTGAAACGGGTAAATGGAAGGGCTGTGTTTTTTGCGGCATTGCTTACCGAAACCATAATTATAATTCTGGGAAGGTCGGAACTTGTAGCCTATTTGTGGCTCAATGTAATTGGCTGTTTGTCGGTAATATTGATTGCTTTAATCATTCAGCAGATGATCAATGCTGGTAAATCTAATGGGAAGCGCTTCAGTAGTTCTTCGGGAAGCGTTAACTAGGCTTGGGCCCCGGCAAGGCCCCCGCAACCCCTGACCAGTGCCCCGGCAAGGCCCCAGGAATTATAGGACGAGATAAAAAGAGATAGATACAAGAAAGCCGGATATTGACACAATATCCGGCTTTCTTATAAAACAAGGAAACTATTTCTTAGTCTCGTTTAATAGTTCGGTATTTAAGCGAACGTATTCAGGGTTTTTAGTCTCTGTAGCAAGCTGTATACCTGCTGCTGCTGTTGTTGAAGCACCGGCTTTGTCTCCCATTTTTAATTGGATACGACCTTTCAGTAATTTTATATATGGTGCTTTACCATCTGCAGCTTCTGCTGCATTGGCCCACTCTAAAGCTTTCTTTAAATCTTTGTCGTTTGAATAATAATATTGGGCTGCCTGAAAATAAGGTTTTTTATCACCTTTCATCGCTTCATCAATGCTTGCCATTACAGTAGCATCAACTTCAGTAGTTAAATTTACATTAACACCAGTATTTTCCCACATTAGCTGTAATTGAGCAGTTGTAGGATATACATCGGCAAACTGTATAGTAAAAGTTTCAACTTTATCTTTCAGTTTGTTCGCTTTAACTTTAATTCTTAAAACATCTTCTGCTTCTTTATATTCATAGGCACCCCACTGTTTAGCTCCTTTATTGAATATTACTGTCCACTCGTCTTTGCCGGGGATGGTGAATAAACCATATACTCCTGCCGGTAGTTCTTTACCATCAACTTTAACAGGTTCAGTAAAACTGATTGTAGTAGCCGAGTTTGCACCGGTACGCCATACAGATCCATAAGGCTCAAGACCGCCAAAAATTTTACGGCCTTTTACATTGGGACGAGAATAATTAAGAGTGATTTTACCAAGACCAAAGTTTTGGGTAATGGTTTGACTTGTGCTGGGTTGAGGCATTTTTAAGCCCTGGGCTTGAAGGTCAGCCGTTAATGATACGGTTAATGCCAACAATAACATTGCTTTAAGAGTCTGTTTCATATGAATATATATATTTAAATGGTTGTTAGCTAATTATAATTATAAGTTTGATGCTACCAATTTACAGTTATCATTGCGTATTCTATAGTAAATATAAGCGCTAAGTCGAAACTTGACGAAGAAATTAGAAAATCATATTTAAATTAGCTGCTATGAACTTCAATACACGCCATACTTTATCAGGATTTATTGTTTTTTTATTTTTATTAGCTGCCGGAGGGCATGTAGTAGGACAAGAAGTGGAAACAGGTGTTTCCAAACAATTGGCTATACATAGAAAAGCAACATTAAGTGAGATTCATTATGCACTTGAATTTGATGTTCCTGCTGAAAAAACACAGAAAATACAGGCTGTGGAAACGCTGAGCTTTAATTTGACAGAAAATAAGCAGGTTTTACAGCTTGACTTCAAAGATGATCCGGCAAAACTCAGGACGTTGATTGTGAATGGGAAGAATGTCCCCATACTGCATAGCAAAGAACACTTGTTAATTGCTGCAGCGTACTTAAAAAAAGGAGTTAACCAAATTAAAATAGAATTTCAGGCCGGTGAATCTGCTTTGAACCGCAATGCGGATTATTTATATACTTTATTTGTCCCGGATAGGGCAAGAACTGTTTTTCCCTGCTTTGATCAACCTGATTTAAAAGCTACTTATAATTTAACATTAAAAGTTCCTGCAAATTGGAAAGCCATGGCAAATGCACCATTAAAAGATTCAATTCTTTTAAATGGACGTAAAACATATTACTTCGTAACTTCTGATATTTTAAGTACCTATTTGTTTTCGTTTGTTGCCGGAAAATTTGAACAGCAAACTGGCAGGGTAGGTAGGATGCAAACAGATTTTTTATATAGAGAAACAGATACAGCGAAGATAAGATACAGTATGAATGAAATCTTTAAAATTCATACTGATGCACTTAAGTATTTTGAAGATTGGACCGGTATTTCTTACCCTTTTCAGAAGTTTGGTTTTGCTGCCATTCCAGATTTTCAGTTTGGAGGAATGGAACATGTAGGGGCCATACAGTATAAAGCTTCAACCTTATTTTTGGATGGAACGGCCACAAAAGATCAGTTGAACTCGAGGAATAATCTGATTGCACACGAGACCGCACATATGTGGTTTGGTGATTTGGTAACGATGACCTGGTTTACTGATGTTTGGATGAAAGAAGTATTTGCCAATTTTATGGCTGATAAAAGTGCAGAGGGGAGTGTTGGTAAGGATGAATTTGATTTGAAGTTTTTAGTAGATCATTTTCCTGCAGCTTATGGTGTAGATCGTACAACAGGATCTAACCCGATAAGACAAGAGTTGGATAATTTGAAAGATGCAGGAACATTGTATGGCAATATCATTTATCATAAAGCTCCAATTATGATGCGGCAGCTGGAACGCTTAATGGGGAAAGATAAATTTAAGCAGGGAGTGAGAGAATACCTTAAAAAGTTTGCCAATAGTAATGCATCCTGGCCCGATTTGATAACCATTTTAGATAAATATGCCGATGCGGATTTACAGCAATGGAATAAAATATGGGTAAATGAACCTGGAAGACCGGTGGTGGATTATACTATAGAAAAGAAAGGCGATAAAATAGGTCGGTTTATAATAAAGCAATCTGCAGAGTATGGCAAGGATAGAATTTGGCCACAGCTTTTTGAGCTGACCCTATATTATCCCGGTTATAATAAGGAGATAACGGTTAATTTAAATGCTTCACAGATTGAGCTGAAGTCAGTGGAGGGAATGGATATACCTTTATTTGTGCTGTTTAATTCATCAGGACAGGGCTATGGCTTATGGCCGGTAGATAGGACTATATTTACACAATTATATACTATTGATAAGCCTTTAAATCGTGCTGCTGCATATATTTCTCTGTATGAGAATATGCTGAACGGAAGGTCTGTGAAACCGGTAGAATTGTTAACTCTTTTTCTTGAAGGCCTGAGTAAAGAAAAAGAAGAGCTGAACCTCAAGTTGATTACAAATTATATTGGCACCATTTA
This is a stretch of genomic DNA from Candidatus Pedobacter colombiensis. It encodes these proteins:
- a CDS encoding RNA polymerase sigma factor RpoD/SigA, which translates into the protein MRQLKIEQSITNRDSDSIEKYLYDIARIDLLSVEEEIVLAQKIRNGDQLALDRLVKANLRFVVSVAKKYQNQGIRLSDLIAEGNLGLIKAAQRFDETKGFKFISFAVWWIRQSIMLAIAEQRRMVRLPANQIGGIMKINKAMSELEQRLERIPTLEEVCEFIELPEEKVVDFLHHAPMTTSLDAVITEESGFTLAETIEDTNVEKTDTSVLQSSILVDIKRLMKRLPEREKEILSMFYGLGGNSAIGLDEIGSKMKLGKERVRQIKDKALKTLRSEKPKAYMMEYI
- a CDS encoding alpha-ketoglutarate-dependent dioxygenase AlkB; translation: MDKSLYLDHLNLLPIPGEVFFYPDFFDEKESDKYYSYLNTAIDWKQESIQVFGEMVLQPRFTAFYGDEGVSYGYSGITMNALPWTDVLQSIKQDIALKFDVKFNSCQLSYYRNGEDSMGWHRDNKKSLGRYPFIASVSFGAQRIFQFRNYEDKIPIISVDLTHGSLLIMKAKTQHLWEHRLPKTIIPTGPRINLTFRLIK
- a CDS encoding TetR/AcrR family transcriptional regulator → MGIAERRIRQKEEFRASILEAAWLQVLTDGWQSLSIRKIADAIEYSIPVIYNHFENKEAILLEFTKEGFQKLAEALQQVKGQHAEQAVQLEAMAHAYWDFAFDHQEYYQLMFGLGIPACEKVNQIVEMKNMTTIMISTIQETIAVSANKEADVFLKYHTYLSILHGLVSIQMIKKDGKPAEENRRILQDAVSGFIKSLLV
- a CDS encoding DoxX family protein, with product MKRLFNTNFNHGSLHFMLLVLRISIASFMIVHGYQKLGWLTAGGEIQFGDPIGVGAAASLYLAVFAEFFCSIFLLIGLGTRLATIPLIITMLIAVFIVHAPDGFDKKEMGLHYLLVYVFLLVSGPGKYSIDHIISKNLYSRRR
- a CDS encoding PIG-L family deacetylase, whose translation is MKFRLFLLFFIAIIPFFSWAQNMQQLNAAEIKQGLEALNVTGSVLYIAAHPDDENTRLLAYLAKEKKVRTGYLSLTRGDGGQNLIGNEQAELLGLIRTQELLAARHMDGAEQFFTRANDFGFSKNPEESFKIWDKAKILADVVWVIRKFQPDVIITRFPEDARAGHGHHSGSAILAREAFVAAADPKQFPEQLAFVKPWQARRIVWNTFNFGGNNTTSEDQMKIDVGLYNSLLGKSYGEIAAESRSNHKSQGFGSARQRGTAIEFFTPVAGEKANGDIFDGVDFTLNRIPGSGAIQQLLTEINNEYNVADPSKSIAKLLKLKQLVKGKPFKQELLDDLILACAGIWVESAATNSSYALNQPVNVKVQGIARVKPGFPMAISLEEINSGASFDLSPNKFVTQDKELSTANVGITQPYWLEKHHPVGSYVVDSQSMIGMPENLPALTAVFKIKIGDQIIEKKRPVVYKYTDQVRGEVYQPLVIAPPVTATLSEKAFIFNGNEPKNITVLLKGFKDNASDVLVPQVPSGWKVSPQKTSFTLAKRGDEQSVVFTITPAGNTTGGDLSLNVVVDGQTYNKGLHIINYDHIPLQTLFPFAEARLDKVDLKFGGKRIGYIAGAGDLVPESLKQIGYDVVNLTENQVIHTNLSGFDAIITGVRLYNVNDQIKNMQPKLMKYVENGGTLLVQYNVNTPLKIENIGPYPFKLSRDRVTEEDAKVTMLAPENPVLNYPNKITAKDFDGWIQERGLYFVTDADQKYTPILSMNDNGESAKTGSLIVANYGKGRYVYTGISFFRQLPAGVPGAYRLFVNLLSAKK
- a CDS encoding sodium:solute symporter, translating into MSVIDWSVLIITLVVIVVYGVYKSRGAQNIQGYLLGNQSLPWYHVCLSVMATQASAITFLSAPGLAYSSGMSFVQFYLGLPLAMIVLCITFVPIFHRLKVYTAYEYLEQRFDLKTRALTAFLFLIQRGLSTGITIYAPSIILSTILNINTTYTTLFIGSLVIFYTVYGGTKAVSYTQMLQMSIIFCGLFAAGIMVVHLLPGDIGFSRAISIAGKMGRTNAIDFKLDLNNQYTVWTGLIGGFFLQLSYFGTDQSQVGRYLSGASVSQSRLGLLMNGLVKIPMQFLILLIGVLVFAFYQYNRPPIFFNSFELNKLETSKYAPELDKIKVDYNRAFDEKQVEVNKMNMALNADNKVLIDQQRTALQLADEKEKVIRKQVTDLMLKNDEQANIKDNNYIFLSFVTQYLPKGLIGLLIAIIFLASMGSTASALNSLASTTVIDIYKRLIKKDGTDHQYLQASRLATVFWGVVCISMALYASKIGNLLEAVNILGSYIYGTILGVFLVAFYVKRVNGRAVFFAALLTETIIIILGRSELVAYLWLNVIGCLSVILIALIIQQMINAGKSNGKRFSSSSGSVN
- a CDS encoding DUF2911 domain-containing protein — encoded protein: MKQTLKAMLLLALTVSLTADLQAQGLKMPQPSTSQTITQNFGLGKITLNYSRPNVKGRKIFGGLEPYGSVWRTGANSATTISFTEPVKVDGKELPAGVYGLFTIPGKDEWTVIFNKGAKQWGAYEYKEAEDVLRIKVKANKLKDKVETFTIQFADVYPTTAQLQLMWENTGVNVNLTTEVDATVMASIDEAMKGDKKPYFQAAQYYYSNDKDLKKALEWANAAEAADGKAPYIKLLKGRIQLKMGDKAGASTTAAAGIQLATETKNPEYVRLNTELLNETKK
- a CDS encoding M1 family aminopeptidase, translated to MNFNTRHTLSGFIVFLFLLAAGGHVVGQEVETGVSKQLAIHRKATLSEIHYALEFDVPAEKTQKIQAVETLSFNLTENKQVLQLDFKDDPAKLRTLIVNGKNVPILHSKEHLLIAAAYLKKGVNQIKIEFQAGESALNRNADYLYTLFVPDRARTVFPCFDQPDLKATYNLTLKVPANWKAMANAPLKDSILLNGRKTYYFVTSDILSTYLFSFVAGKFEQQTGRVGRMQTDFLYRETDTAKIRYSMNEIFKIHTDALKYFEDWTGISYPFQKFGFAAIPDFQFGGMEHVGAIQYKASTLFLDGTATKDQLNSRNNLIAHETAHMWFGDLVTMTWFTDVWMKEVFANFMADKSAEGSVGKDEFDLKFLVDHFPAAYGVDRTTGSNPIRQELDNLKDAGTLYGNIIYHKAPIMMRQLERLMGKDKFKQGVREYLKKFANSNASWPDLITILDKYADADLQQWNKIWVNEPGRPVVDYTIEKKGDKIGRFIIKQSAEYGKDRIWPQLFELTLYYPGYNKEITVNLNASQIELKSVEGMDIPLFVLFNSSGQGYGLWPVDRTIFTQLYTIDKPLNRAAAYISLYENMLNGRSVKPVELLTLFLEGLSKEKEELNLKLITNYIGTIYWEFMSPKERINLGDLLEKRIWSALQEQTASNHKKLLFKTYQDVFLSKDAGKRLYDIWKTKNSPEGLKLSEDDYTALVFSLALRDGSDSSILKDQLSRIGDADRRKRFEFIMPALSSNPTERDQFFKSLEQKVNRQKESNVVAALYYLHHPLRQSTSIKYLPKSLELLEEIQTTGDIFFPQSWLQATFGYYQTAEAAAIVTNFLKSHPNYNPKLKAKILQSADNLFRAQKLLK